A stretch of Perognathus longimembris pacificus isolate PPM17 chromosome 1, ASM2315922v1, whole genome shotgun sequence DNA encodes these proteins:
- the LOC125353229 gene encoding von Ebner gland protein 1-like translates to MKTLLLSLGLGLVAALQAQTLPTVVEEEEEDLGTWYLKAVTFDKEIPGGKLGPVSVTPMTIKILDAGNVKIKFAYKIADQCHDMSITLEETEVPGKYTAYGGKHVVQIMKSSVEDHYILYDVTDLHGRQIRTAKLVGRDPDLSQEALKDFENVTGARGLSSDTIVIPKQMETCSPGGD, encoded by the exons ATGAAGACCCTGCTCCTGAGCCTCGGCCTGGGCCTTGTGGCGGCCCTGCAGGCTCAGACTCTTCCGacagtggtggaggaggaggaggag GACTTAGGGACATGGTATTTGAAAGCCGTCACATTCGACAAGGAGATTCCCGGGGGAAAGCTGGGGCCTGTGTCCGTGACCCCCATGACCATCAAGATCCTAGATGCGGGCAACGTGAAAATCAAGTTCGCATACAA GATTGCAGATCAGTGCCATGACATGAGTATCACCCTAGAGGAAACCGAGGTACCCGGAAAATACACAGCCT ATGGTGGCAAGCATGTGGTGCAAATCATGAAGTCCAGCGTGGAGGACCACTACATCCTCTATGACGTGACTGACCTGCACGGGCGTCAGATCCGAACGGCTAAACTTGTGG GCAGAGACCCTGACCTCAGCCAGGAAGCCCTGAAGGACTTTGAGAATGTCACAGGAGCCAGAGGCCTCAGCTCAGATACCATCGTCATTCCCAAGCAAATGG aaACCTGCTCTCCCGGAGGTGACTAG